Below is a genomic region from Pseudomonas berkeleyensis.
GTCCAGTACGGCCTGCGGATGCTGGCCGAGGGCGGCGAGCATGACCAGGCTGTGGAACCAGAGGTCGGCAGTTTCGTAAATCAGGTCGTCGCAGTCGCCACTGACGGCGGCATCCTTCGCCGCGAGGATGGTTTCCACCGACTCCTCGCCGACCTTTTCCAGAATCTTGTTCAGCCCCTTGTGGTAGAGGCTGGCGACGTAGGAGCTATCGGGCGCCGCGCCTTTGCGGGCCTCCAGCACTTCGGCCAGCCGGCTCAGGGTATCAGTCATGGCGCTGCTCCGCGGAATAGATTGCTGCCGGATCTTTCAGAACGGCTTCGACGGTTTTCCAGGTGCCGTCTTCCAGCACGCGGTAGAAACAGCTCTCGCGGCCGGTGTGGCAGGCGATGCCGCCCAGTTGCTCGACCATCAGCACGATGACATCGGCATCGCAGTCCAGGCGCAGTTCGTGCAGTTTCTGCACGTGGCCGGATTCCTCGCCCTTACGCCACAGCTTGCCGCGCGAGCGCGACCAGTAGATGGCGCGATTTTCGGCCGCGGTGAGCGCAAGGGATTCGCGGTTCATCCAGGCCATCATGAGGATGCGGCCAGTCTGGTGATCCTGGGCTATCGCTGGCACCAGGCCATCTTCGTTCCAGCGAATTTCGTCGAGCCAAT
It encodes:
- a CDS encoding phosphoribosyl-ATP diphosphatase, which translates into the protein MTDTLSRLAEVLEARKGAAPDSSYVASLYHKGLNKILEKVGEESVETILAAKDAAVSGDCDDLIYETADLWFHSLVMLAALGQHPQAVLDELDRRFGLSGHTEKAARQDNN
- the hisI gene encoding phosphoribosyl-AMP cyclohydrolase yields the protein MNDWLDEIRWNEDGLVPAIAQDHQTGRILMMAWMNRESLALTAAENRAIYWSRSRGKLWRKGEESGHVQKLHELRLDCDADVIVLMVEQLGGIACHTGRESCFYRVLEDGTWKTVEAVLKDPAAIYSAEQRHD